In Sphingomonas sp. Leaf357, a single genomic region encodes these proteins:
- a CDS encoding adenosine kinase — protein sequence MTTPTYDVVAIGNAIVDVLSQCDDAFITSEGMAKGSMQLMFSPEDADALYAKMGPGIEASGGSAANTVAGIAALGGKCGFIGQVAKDQLGDVFAHDIRAMGVAFGTAARDGEPTTARCLIFVTPDGQRTMNTFLGASQYLPEAALDHALIADAAILYLEGYLWDPEEPRAAMRAAIEVSRKAGRKVAFTLSDVFCISRHGGDFRKLMADGLIDIMFANEAEILALMEIEDFDAAVAAAAADVPMLVVTRSEKGAIAVSGGKTTSVPAAPVERVVDTTGAGDLFAAGFLSGQASGKSIEQSLKLGALCAAEIISHVGARPQVDLKALAAKID from the coding sequence TTGACCACCCCAACTTACGACGTCGTCGCCATCGGCAACGCCATCGTCGATGTCCTGTCGCAGTGCGACGATGCCTTCATCACCTCGGAAGGCATGGCCAAGGGCTCGATGCAGCTGATGTTCTCGCCCGAGGACGCGGATGCGCTCTACGCCAAGATGGGTCCGGGGATCGAGGCGTCGGGCGGTTCGGCGGCGAACACCGTCGCCGGCATCGCGGCCTTGGGCGGCAAATGCGGTTTCATCGGCCAGGTCGCGAAGGATCAGCTCGGCGATGTCTTCGCGCACGACATCCGCGCGATGGGCGTCGCCTTCGGCACCGCCGCGCGCGATGGCGAGCCGACCACCGCACGCTGCCTGATCTTCGTCACGCCCGACGGGCAGCGCACGATGAACACCTTCCTGGGCGCGTCGCAATACCTGCCCGAGGCGGCACTCGATCACGCGCTGATCGCCGATGCCGCGATCCTGTATCTCGAAGGCTATCTCTGGGATCCCGAGGAGCCGCGCGCCGCGATGCGTGCCGCGATCGAGGTGTCGCGCAAGGCCGGCCGCAAGGTCGCCTTCACGCTCAGCGACGTGTTCTGCATCTCGCGCCACGGCGGTGATTTCCGCAAGTTGATGGCCGATGGCCTGATCGACATCATGTTCGCCAACGAGGCCGAGATCCTCGCGCTGATGGAGATCGAGGATTTCGACGCCGCGGTCGCGGCGGCGGCGGCGGACGTGCCGATGCTGGTCGTCACGCGCAGCGAAAAGGGCGCGATCGCGGTCTCCGGCGGCAAGACGACCTCCGTCCCCGCCGCGCCGGTCGAGCGCGTCGTCGACACGACCGGGGCGGGCGACCTGTTCGCCGCCGGTTTTCTCTCCGGCCAAGCGAGCGGCAAGAGCATCGAACAATCGCTGAAGCTTGGTGCGTTGTGCGCCGCGGAGATCATCAGCCATGTCGGTGCCCGCCCGCAGGTGGACCTGAAGGCGCTGGCCGCAAAGATCGACTGA
- a CDS encoding phosphoribosyl-ATP diphosphatase: MADDILTTLEATIRDRRGADPATSYTAKLFARGRAKIAQKLGEEAVETVIAAVSDDRAELTKEAADLVFHLLVLLADADLGLDDVRAEIARREGVSGIDEKAGRQS, translated from the coding sequence ATGGCCGACGATATCCTGACGACGCTCGAAGCGACGATCCGCGACCGGCGCGGGGCCGACCCGGCGACGTCCTACACCGCCAAGCTGTTCGCGCGCGGGCGCGCCAAGATCGCGCAGAAATTGGGCGAGGAGGCGGTGGAAACCGTGATCGCCGCCGTCAGCGACGATCGCGCCGAACTGACCAAGGAAGCGGCGGACCTCGTCTTTCACCTGCTCGTGTTGCTCGCCGATGCGGATCTCGGCCTGGACGACGTGCGCGCCGAGATCGCGCGGCGCGAAGGCGTGTCGGGGATCGACGAAAAGGCGGGGCGGCAATCTTAA
- a CDS encoding amino acid permease, translating into MATQPTTGILSRMLLRKTVEQVQRETEKSELKRTLGAWNLVFLGIGCIIGAGIFVRTGSAASLHAGPAVLISFVIAGIVCGLAGLCYAELSSTLPVSGSAYTYSYTTIGEFAAWIMGALLLLEYGLAASVVAVGWAGYVVSLLRDFGLVIPVELTGPTGHSVMQAAGNDLVPVLVNGAPVTYLFNLPAFLICMAMTALLVVGVSESAKVNNFIVAVKLTVIIAFILICGGFVIAHFDTLKSNWDPFIPAATGEDGKFGWGGILRAASIVFFAYIGFEAVSTAGQEAKDPKKDMPIGLLGSLAACTVIYILVSIVMTLIVNYKTLNVPDPVAVAVDALGPQWAWFAKLVKAGAIVGLTSVVLVLMYGQTRIFYTMARDGLLPRVFATVHQKFKTPWVNTILVGLITAVAAAFFDINTLGDMTSVGTLAAFAIVCLSVIWLRKTHPEIPRGFKVPLFPVLPGLGIVACIALIFTVEYRVLVFFGWYTLGAIVLYFAYGMRHSRLAKGLDEEDGPEMGEYVAPVKH; encoded by the coding sequence ATGGCGACACAGCCCACGACGGGTATCCTCTCGCGCATGTTGCTCCGCAAGACGGTGGAGCAGGTGCAGCGCGAGACGGAGAAGAGCGAACTCAAGCGTACTTTGGGCGCGTGGAACCTGGTGTTCCTCGGCATCGGCTGCATCATCGGCGCGGGCATCTTCGTCCGCACCGGCAGCGCGGCGTCGCTGCATGCCGGCCCGGCCGTGCTGATCTCGTTCGTCATCGCCGGCATCGTCTGCGGCTTGGCCGGCCTGTGCTACGCCGAACTGTCCTCGACCCTGCCGGTGTCCGGATCGGCCTATACCTACAGCTACACCACGATCGGCGAATTCGCCGCGTGGATCATGGGCGCGCTGCTGCTGCTCGAATACGGGCTGGCCGCATCGGTCGTCGCGGTCGGCTGGGCAGGCTATGTCGTCAGCCTGCTCAGGGATTTCGGCCTCGTCATCCCGGTCGAGCTGACCGGTCCGACCGGGCACAGCGTGATGCAGGCGGCGGGCAACGATCTGGTCCCCGTACTCGTCAACGGCGCGCCGGTGACATACCTGTTCAACCTGCCCGCCTTCCTGATCTGCATGGCGATGACCGCCCTGCTGGTGGTCGGCGTGTCGGAGAGCGCGAAGGTCAACAACTTCATCGTCGCTGTGAAGCTGACGGTGATCATCGCCTTCATCCTGATCTGCGGCGGTTTCGTGATCGCGCATTTCGATACGCTGAAGTCCAACTGGGACCCGTTCATCCCGGCGGCGACCGGTGAGGACGGCAAGTTCGGCTGGGGCGGCATCCTGCGCGCCGCGTCGATCGTGTTCTTCGCCTATATCGGGTTCGAGGCGGTCTCGACCGCCGGGCAGGAAGCCAAGGATCCGAAGAAGGACATGCCGATCGGTCTGCTCGGGTCGCTAGCGGCCTGCACGGTGATCTACATCCTCGTGTCGATCGTGATGACGCTGATCGTCAACTACAAGACGCTGAACGTGCCGGATCCCGTCGCCGTCGCGGTCGATGCGCTGGGGCCGCAATGGGCGTGGTTCGCCAAGCTGGTGAAGGCCGGCGCGATCGTCGGCCTGACCTCCGTCGTATTGGTGCTGATGTACGGCCAGACGCGCATCTTCTACACGATGGCGCGCGACGGCCTGCTGCCGCGCGTGTTCGCCACCGTCCATCAGAAGTTCAAGACGCCGTGGGTCAACACGATCCTGGTCGGCCTGATCACCGCGGTGGCGGCGGCGTTCTTCGACATCAACACTTTGGGCGACATGACCTCGGTCGGCACGCTGGCGGCGTTCGCGATCGTCTGCCTGTCGGTCATCTGGCTGCGCAAGACGCATCCGGAGATCCCGCGCGGGTTCAAGGTGCCGCTGTTCCCGGTCCTGCCGGGCCTCGGCATCGTCGCCTGTATCGCGCTGATCTTCACGGTCGAGTATCGCGTGCTGGTGTTCTTCGGCTGGTACACGCTGGGGGCGATCGTGTTGTATTTCGCCTACGGCATGCGCCACAGCCGGCTGGCCAAGGGGCTGGACGAGGAAGATGGCCCGGAGATGGGCGAATATGTCGCGCCGGTGAAGCACTGA
- a CDS encoding histidine triad nucleotide-binding protein: MPIDATKPYDDQNIFAKILRGEIPSQRVYEDEWAVAFHDINAQAPIHILVIPRGAYVSWDDFSARASEAEIAGFIRAVGKVARDAGLVVPGYRLLANTGRQSGQEVAHLHVHILAGQPLGPMLVKR, encoded by the coding sequence ATGCCGATCGACGCCACCAAGCCGTATGACGACCAGAACATCTTCGCGAAGATCCTGCGCGGAGAGATCCCGTCGCAGCGCGTTTACGAGGACGAATGGGCGGTCGCGTTCCACGACATCAACGCGCAGGCGCCGATCCACATCCTGGTGATCCCGCGCGGCGCCTATGTCTCGTGGGACGATTTCTCGGCCAGGGCATCCGAGGCGGAGATCGCCGGCTTCATCCGCGCGGTCGGCAAGGTGGCGCGCGATGCCGGGCTGGTCGTGCCGGGATACCGCCTGCTCGCCAACACCGGGCGGCAATCGGGCCAGGAAGTGGCGCACCTCCACGTCCATATCCTGGCCGGGCAACCGCTGGGCCCGATGCTGGTCAAGCGCTAG